A portion of the Micromonospora vinacea genome contains these proteins:
- a CDS encoding S66 peptidase family protein, whose product MLRPGDTVLLVSPSGPTSPERVARGVELLTGWGLRPVPAPNAYARHGYLAGTDDRRAADLNAAFADPDVRGVICTRGGYGAQRIVDAIDMAAVRRDPKVVAGFSDITALQFALWRGARLAGVHGPGAAWRDERTSLRSAESLHAALMTTEPVSITAVPTEETFGVRVPGRATGTLLGGNLCLIAASIGTPDLPDLTGAVLLIEDVQEPPYKVDRMLTHLRRAGALDGLAGVAVGQFTDCGDGWDTTIVDVLTERLGDLGVPVLGGLPIGHGPDQLTVPVGTTATLDTTTATLTATPAVQ is encoded by the coding sequence ATGCTGCGCCCGGGTGACACGGTGCTGCTGGTGTCGCCGTCCGGACCGACCTCGCCGGAGCGGGTGGCCCGGGGCGTGGAACTGCTCACCGGCTGGGGCCTGCGCCCGGTGCCGGCGCCGAACGCGTACGCCCGCCACGGCTACCTCGCCGGCACCGACGACAGGCGCGCCGCCGACCTCAACGCCGCCTTCGCCGACCCTGACGTACGCGGTGTGATCTGCACGCGGGGCGGCTACGGCGCCCAACGGATCGTGGACGCCATCGACATGGCCGCCGTACGCCGCGATCCGAAGGTGGTCGCCGGCTTCTCGGACATCACCGCGTTGCAGTTCGCCCTGTGGCGGGGCGCCCGCCTGGCCGGGGTACACGGCCCCGGGGCGGCCTGGCGCGACGAGCGGACGTCGCTGCGCTCCGCCGAATCCCTGCACGCGGCGCTGATGACAACCGAACCGGTGTCGATCACCGCGGTCCCCACCGAGGAGACCTTCGGCGTACGCGTCCCGGGTCGTGCCACCGGCACCCTGCTCGGCGGCAACCTGTGCCTGATCGCCGCGTCGATCGGCACACCGGACCTGCCCGACCTGACCGGTGCGGTGCTGTTGATCGAGGACGTGCAGGAGCCCCCGTACAAGGTCGACAGGATGCTCACCCACCTGCGCCGGGCCGGCGCGCTGGACGGACTCGCCGGGGTGGCGGTCGGGCAGTTCACCGACTGCGGCGACGGCTGGGACACCACGATCGTCGACGTCCTCACCGAGCGCCTCGGCGACCTGGGCGTACCGGTGCTCGGCGGCCTCCCCATCGGCCACGGCCCCGACCAGCTCACAGTCCCGGTGGGCACCACCGCCACCCTCGACACCACCACCGCCACCCTCACCGCAACCCCGGCAGTCCAATAA
- a CDS encoding Vgb family protein — MTVEIREIPLVETDAGPYGITPGPDGALWLTLAHAGGVARLSPDGAVRTYPLEPAGGRPLIITAGPDGALWFTRSGDDRIGRITVDGEQRTFALPSGTGPGGIAAGPDGALWYAGMTSDAIGRVETDGTHSAFPLPVTGGFASMITAGADQALWFTLNQANAIGRIDLDGRVTLHQLPTAKAGPVGIALGDDGAIWFVEIAAGQLGRIDADGEIVEFPLPDRAARPHAIVADPDGGAWFTEWGANRIGHIDPTGRIEGYALPTSNAEPHGITRTSTGIWAALEIGAIAHLTPPTPA, encoded by the coding sequence ATGACCGTCGAAATTCGGGAGATTCCACTCGTCGAAACGGATGCCGGGCCGTACGGCATCACGCCCGGCCCGGACGGCGCGTTGTGGCTGACGCTGGCCCATGCCGGCGGCGTCGCCCGGCTGTCGCCCGACGGCGCGGTCCGGACCTACCCGCTGGAGCCGGCCGGCGGTCGCCCATTGATCATCACGGCCGGGCCGGACGGGGCTCTCTGGTTCACCCGCTCCGGAGACGACCGGATCGGGCGGATCACCGTCGACGGCGAGCAGCGCACCTTCGCCCTGCCGTCCGGTACCGGGCCGGGCGGCATCGCGGCTGGGCCTGACGGCGCGCTCTGGTACGCCGGGATGACCTCCGACGCGATCGGCCGGGTGGAGACCGACGGCACCCACAGCGCGTTCCCGCTGCCGGTGACCGGCGGATTCGCCTCGATGATCACTGCTGGCGCGGACCAGGCTCTCTGGTTCACCCTCAACCAGGCGAACGCGATCGGCCGGATCGACCTCGATGGCAGGGTCACGCTGCATCAGTTACCCACAGCGAAGGCGGGCCCGGTCGGCATCGCTCTGGGCGACGACGGCGCCATCTGGTTCGTGGAGATCGCCGCCGGTCAGCTCGGTCGGATCGATGCCGATGGCGAGATCGTCGAGTTCCCACTGCCGGACCGGGCGGCCCGCCCGCACGCGATCGTCGCCGACCCGGACGGCGGCGCGTGGTTCACCGAGTGGGGTGCCAACCGGATCGGTCACATCGACCCCACCGGACGGATCGAGGGCTACGCCCTCCCCACCTCCAACGCCGAACCGCACGGCATCACCCGCACCTCCACCGGCATCTGGGCCGCCCTGGAAATCGGCGCAATAGCCCACCTGACCCCACCCACCCCCGCCTGA
- a CDS encoding VOC family protein, with translation MSRSTTPITWFEIGTDRPEDAERFYGELFGWTFEEQGSTNGGSYRVTGAGGDSGIGGAIRATDGTAPNYAVFYAEVADVAETCRQAEAAGGRVLVPARTAPSGLRLAHLLDPAGNHLGVFTPPPA, from the coding sequence ATGTCGAGGTCCACCACGCCCATCACCTGGTTCGAGATCGGCACCGATCGGCCCGAGGACGCGGAGCGGTTCTACGGGGAGTTGTTCGGCTGGACCTTCGAGGAGCAGGGCTCGACCAACGGCGGGTCCTACCGCGTGACCGGGGCCGGCGGCGACAGCGGGATCGGCGGGGCGATCCGGGCGACCGACGGGACGGCACCGAACTACGCGGTGTTCTACGCCGAAGTCGCCGACGTCGCGGAGACCTGCCGACAGGCCGAAGCGGCCGGCGGCCGGGTGCTGGTGCCAGCGCGTACCGCACCGAGCGGTCTCAGGTTGGCCCACCTCCTCGACCCGGCCGGCAACCACCTGGGCGTGTTCACGCCCCCACCCGCATAG
- a CDS encoding helix-turn-helix transcriptional regulator has translation MNRTDRLYALVEELRAVSPRPRSARWLAARFEVSSRTIERDLGALQEAGVPIWAEPGRTGGYVLDRARTLPPVNLTAAEAVAMAVALHRLAGSPFAGPAATALRKLVAVLPAADAAEAHRLAGRVHLIGDGPATPVPATVADAVAARRVLRIRYADRADADSTRDVEPLGYLGNSRHWYLVAWCRLRDELRCFRTDRIRSVRVLPDVVLRELRLTDLDIPHERVRPLSLV, from the coding sequence ATGAACCGCACGGATCGCCTCTACGCGCTGGTCGAGGAGCTGCGGGCGGTGTCACCACGGCCGCGCAGCGCCCGCTGGCTGGCCGCGCGCTTCGAGGTGAGCAGCCGGACCATCGAACGGGACCTCGGCGCGTTGCAGGAGGCCGGGGTGCCGATCTGGGCCGAGCCCGGGCGCACCGGTGGCTACGTCCTGGACCGCGCCCGCACCCTGCCGCCGGTCAACCTGACCGCCGCCGAGGCGGTGGCCATGGCAGTGGCGCTGCACCGGCTCGCCGGCTCTCCGTTCGCCGGACCGGCCGCCACCGCGCTGCGCAAGCTGGTGGCGGTGCTGCCGGCAGCCGACGCCGCCGAGGCACACCGTCTCGCCGGCCGGGTGCACCTGATCGGCGACGGGCCGGCCACGCCCGTCCCGGCCACCGTCGCCGACGCGGTCGCCGCGCGGCGGGTGCTCCGCATCCGGTACGCCGACCGCGCCGACGCCGACTCGACCCGGGACGTCGAACCGCTCGGCTACCTCGGCAACTCCCGACACTGGTACCTGGTGGCCTGGTGCCGTCTGCGCGACGAACTGCGGTGCTTCCGCACCGACCGGATCCGGAGCGTCCGGGTGCTGCCCGACGTGGTGCTCCGGGAGCTACGCCTGACGGATCTCGACATCCCGCACGAACGGGTTCGCCCGCTGAGCCTGGTCTGA
- a CDS encoding DUF350 domain-containing protein, producing the protein MLEDLLSGAWQSVVFGIVGVGLMAAGFGLVDLLTPGRLRDLIWVDRNANAGLLLAANQLGIAGIVFTAILTSYSDFGKGLASTVVFGLVGLAIMALAFVVLDLLTPGKLGEVICSPEPHPAARVSAATHFGAALIVCACIA; encoded by the coding sequence GTGCTGGAGGATCTGCTCAGCGGTGCCTGGCAGAGCGTCGTGTTCGGGATCGTCGGCGTCGGGCTCATGGCCGCCGGCTTCGGGCTCGTCGACCTGCTCACCCCGGGCCGGCTACGCGACCTGATCTGGGTCGACCGCAACGCCAACGCCGGGTTGCTGCTCGCCGCCAACCAGCTCGGCATCGCCGGGATCGTCTTCACCGCGATCCTCACCAGCTACAGCGACTTCGGGAAGGGGCTCGCCTCCACCGTGGTCTTCGGGCTGGTCGGGTTGGCGATCATGGCGTTGGCCTTCGTGGTGCTGGACCTGCTCACCCCCGGCAAGCTCGGCGAGGTCATCTGCTCGCCCGAACCGCACCCGGCCGCCCGGGTCAGCGCCGCCACCCACTTCGGGGCAGCGCTGATCGTCTGCGCCTGCATCGCCTGA
- the glnA gene encoding type I glutamate--ammonia ligase — translation MDRQQEFVLRTLEERDIRFVRLWFTDVLGTLKSVSVAPAELEAAFEEGIGFDGSAIEGFARVFESDMVAMPDPTTFQVFPFEGGVSGESARMFCDILLPDGGPSWADPRHVLRRALSKAAEKGFTFYTHPEIEFFLLENGPQDGSVPTPVDTGGYFEHTTHAVARDFRRQGVLALERIGISVEFSHHEVAPGQQEIDLRYADALTTADNIMTFRHVVKEVALSTGVQASFMPKPFTDQPGSGMHTHLSLFEGERNAFHDSGDPMKLSKVAKSFIAGLLVHAREYTAVTNQWVNSYKRLFPQHLPDRITESPAYVCWGHLNRSALVRVPAYGKPNSARVEVRSLDSAANPYLAFAVLLGAGLKGIEEGYELPPGAEDDVWSLTSAERRAMGYEALPENLAEAIDVMAGSELVAEVLGEHVFDFFLRNKRAEWEQYRREVTPYERQRYLAL, via the coding sequence GTGGACCGTCAGCAGGAGTTCGTCCTCCGCACGCTGGAAGAGCGGGACATCCGGTTCGTCCGGCTGTGGTTCACCGACGTTCTGGGCACGCTCAAGAGCGTTTCGGTGGCACCCGCCGAGCTCGAGGCGGCCTTCGAGGAAGGCATCGGCTTCGACGGCTCGGCGATCGAGGGCTTCGCCCGGGTCTTCGAATCGGACATGGTGGCCATGCCCGACCCGACCACCTTCCAGGTCTTCCCCTTCGAAGGCGGCGTCAGCGGCGAGAGCGCCCGGATGTTCTGCGACATCCTGCTGCCCGACGGCGGCCCGTCCTGGGCCGACCCCCGGCACGTGCTGCGCCGCGCGCTGTCCAAGGCGGCCGAGAAGGGCTTCACCTTCTACACCCACCCCGAGATCGAGTTCTTCCTGCTGGAGAACGGTCCGCAGGACGGCTCGGTGCCCACCCCGGTCGACACCGGCGGCTACTTCGAGCACACCACCCATGCCGTGGCCCGGGACTTCCGCCGCCAGGGCGTGCTGGCGCTGGAACGGATCGGCATCTCGGTGGAGTTCAGCCACCACGAGGTCGCGCCCGGCCAGCAGGAGATCGACCTGCGCTACGCCGACGCGCTGACCACCGCCGACAACATCATGACCTTCCGGCACGTGGTCAAGGAGGTCGCGCTCTCCACCGGTGTGCAGGCCAGCTTCATGCCGAAGCCGTTCACCGACCAGCCGGGCAGCGGGATGCACACCCACCTGTCACTGTTCGAGGGGGAGCGCAACGCCTTCCACGACAGCGGCGACCCGATGAAGCTGTCCAAGGTGGCGAAGTCCTTCATCGCCGGTCTGCTGGTGCACGCCCGCGAGTACACGGCGGTCACCAACCAGTGGGTCAACTCGTACAAGCGACTCTTCCCGCAGCACCTGCCCGACCGGATCACCGAGAGCCCGGCGTACGTCTGCTGGGGTCACCTCAACCGGTCCGCGCTGGTCCGGGTTCCCGCCTACGGCAAGCCCAACTCGGCCCGCGTCGAGGTCCGCTCGCTGGACTCGGCGGCCAACCCGTACCTCGCCTTCGCGGTGCTGCTCGGCGCCGGCCTCAAGGGCATCGAGGAGGGGTACGAGCTGCCGCCGGGCGCCGAGGACGACGTCTGGTCGCTGACCAGCGCGGAGCGCCGTGCCATGGGCTACGAGGCGCTCCCGGAGAACCTCGCCGAGGCGATCGACGTGATGGCCGGCTCCGAACTGGTCGCCGAGGTGCTCGGCGAGCACGTCTTCGACTTCTTCCTGCGCAACAAGCGGGCCGAGTGGGAGCAGTACCGCCGCGAGGTCACCCCGTACGAGCGGCAGCGCTACCTGGCGCTGTAG
- a CDS encoding NAD+ synthase yields MPTLRLALSQVNPSVGDLAGNADLVRSWTRQAADAGAQLVLFPEMMLTGYPVEDLVFRRSFVAASRAAVERLAADLAADGLGELPVVVGYLDADGPPQVSGDAEPGRGARNAAALLHQGVVAARYFKHHLPNYGVFDEDRYFVSGDELTVVRIGGVDVALTICEDLWQAGGPFAAARRAGVGLVVNINGSPYELNKDDIRLPLVRRRAAEAGAAIAYVNMVGGQDELVFEGDSMIVTADGELLSRAPQFVEHLLVHDVELPAAATPPTTETVADGMRIVHSTLDGVPPTPSGPAATGGLIEPVADEAEVWQALVLGLRDYVNKNRFPSVVLGLSGGIDSAVVAALAVDALGPDRVVGVSLPSQHSSEHSREDAADLAKRTGLDYRVEPIQPMVDGFLANLSLSGVAVENLQARVRGVILMALSNQEGHLVLTTGNKSELAVGYSTLYGDSVGGFNPVKDVWKTLIWRLAKWRNRDAARRGETAPIPENSIGKPPSAELSPGQLDSDSLPDYDVLDPILIGYVDGDLGRDGLVESGHDPAIVDKVLRLVDTAEYKRRQSAPGTKISMKAFGRDRRLPITNRWREHG; encoded by the coding sequence ATGCCCACCCTGCGTCTCGCCCTGTCCCAGGTCAACCCGAGCGTCGGCGACCTCGCCGGAAACGCCGACCTGGTCCGCAGCTGGACTCGCCAGGCCGCCGATGCCGGTGCCCAGCTGGTGCTCTTTCCGGAGATGATGCTGACCGGGTACCCGGTCGAGGATCTGGTCTTCCGGCGTTCCTTCGTGGCCGCGTCCCGGGCCGCCGTGGAGCGGCTGGCCGCGGACCTGGCCGCCGATGGTCTCGGCGAGTTGCCGGTGGTGGTCGGCTACCTGGACGCCGACGGCCCGCCGCAGGTCAGCGGGGACGCTGAGCCGGGCCGGGGTGCCCGCAACGCCGCCGCGCTGCTGCACCAGGGCGTGGTGGCCGCCCGCTACTTCAAGCACCACCTGCCCAACTACGGGGTCTTCGACGAGGACCGGTACTTCGTCTCCGGTGACGAACTGACGGTGGTGCGGATCGGCGGCGTGGACGTCGCGCTGACCATCTGCGAGGACCTGTGGCAGGCCGGCGGTCCGTTCGCCGCCGCCCGGAGGGCCGGCGTCGGCCTGGTCGTCAACATCAACGGCTCGCCGTACGAGCTGAACAAGGACGACATCCGGCTGCCGCTGGTCCGCCGCCGGGCCGCCGAGGCGGGCGCCGCCATCGCGTACGTCAACATGGTCGGCGGCCAGGACGAACTGGTCTTCGAGGGCGACTCGATGATCGTGACCGCCGACGGTGAGCTGCTCAGCCGGGCCCCGCAGTTCGTCGAGCACCTGCTGGTGCACGACGTCGAGCTGCCGGCCGCCGCCACCCCGCCGACCACCGAGACGGTGGCCGACGGCATGCGGATCGTGCACAGCACGCTGGACGGCGTTCCGCCCACGCCGTCCGGCCCGGCCGCCACCGGCGGGCTGATCGAGCCGGTGGCCGACGAGGCCGAGGTGTGGCAGGCGCTGGTGTTGGGCCTGCGCGACTACGTCAACAAGAACCGGTTCCCGTCGGTGGTGCTCGGTCTCTCCGGCGGCATCGACTCGGCGGTGGTGGCCGCGCTCGCCGTCGACGCGCTCGGTCCGGACCGGGTGGTCGGGGTGTCGCTGCCCAGCCAGCACTCCTCGGAGCACTCCCGGGAGGACGCCGCCGACCTGGCCAAGCGCACCGGCCTGGACTACCGCGTCGAGCCGATCCAGCCGATGGTCGACGGCTTCCTGGCCAACCTGTCGCTGTCCGGCGTGGCAGTGGAGAACCTGCAGGCCCGGGTCCGTGGCGTGATCCTGATGGCGCTGTCGAACCAGGAGGGCCACCTGGTGCTGACCACCGGCAACAAGAGTGAGCTGGCGGTCGGCTACTCCACCCTGTACGGCGACTCGGTGGGCGGCTTCAACCCGGTCAAGGACGTCTGGAAGACGCTGATCTGGCGGCTCGCGAAGTGGCGTAACAGGGACGCGGCCCGGCGCGGTGAGACCGCCCCGATTCCGGAGAACTCGATCGGCAAGCCGCCGAGCGCCGAGCTGAGCCCGGGCCAGCTCGACAGCGACAGCCTGCCCGACTACGACGTCCTGGACCCGATCCTGATCGGCTACGTCGACGGCGACCTCGGCCGCGACGGGCTGGTCGAGTCGGGTCACGACCCGGCGATCGTGGACAAGGTGCTGCGGCTGGTGGATACCGCCGAGTACAAGCGACGGCAGTCGGCGCCGGGCACGAAGATCTCCATGAAGGCGTTCGGTCGGGACCGCCGTCTGCCGATCACCAACCGGTGGCGCGAGCACGGCTGA
- the panB gene encoding 3-methyl-2-oxobutanoate hydroxymethyltransferase, with protein MVESTPHEVTALYGGPATRRVRTRDLMAAKERGERWPMLTSYDQYTASIFDQAGVPVLLVGDSAANNVFGYETTLPITADELLPLVRAVVRATRQALVVGDLPFGSYEEGPAQALRTAVRFMKEGGCHAVKLEGGRRNAAQIAAIVGAGIPVMAHIGFTPQSEHTLGGYRVQGRGDAADEVLADARAVAEAGAFAVVLEMVPGEVAKRITHELSIPTVGIGAGPDTDAQVLVWQDMAGLRTGKAPRFVKRYADLAGALTDATRRFADEVRGGEFPAAEHTF; from the coding sequence ATGGTGGAGTCCACTCCGCACGAGGTGACCGCGTTGTACGGCGGCCCGGCCACCCGGCGGGTCCGCACCCGCGACCTGATGGCCGCCAAGGAGCGCGGCGAGCGCTGGCCGATGCTCACCTCGTACGACCAGTACACGGCCTCGATCTTCGACCAGGCCGGTGTGCCGGTGCTGCTGGTCGGCGACTCGGCCGCGAACAACGTGTTCGGCTACGAGACCACCCTGCCGATCACCGCCGACGAGCTGCTTCCGCTGGTCCGGGCGGTGGTGCGGGCGACCCGGCAGGCGCTGGTCGTCGGTGACCTGCCGTTCGGCTCGTACGAGGAGGGCCCGGCCCAGGCGCTGCGGACCGCCGTCCGGTTCATGAAGGAGGGTGGCTGTCACGCGGTGAAGCTGGAGGGTGGCCGCCGCAACGCCGCGCAGATCGCCGCGATCGTCGGCGCCGGCATTCCGGTGATGGCGCACATCGGTTTCACGCCGCAGAGCGAACACACACTGGGCGGCTACCGCGTGCAGGGTCGCGGCGACGCCGCCGACGAGGTGCTGGCCGACGCACGGGCGGTGGCCGAGGCGGGCGCGTTCGCTGTGGTGCTGGAGATGGTGCCCGGCGAGGTGGCCAAGCGGATCACCCACGAACTGTCGATCCCCACTGTGGGCATCGGCGCGGGCCCGGACACCGACGCGCAGGTGCTGGTCTGGCAGGACATGGCGGGGCTGCGAACCGGCAAGGCTCCCCGCTTCGTCAAGCGGTACGCGGATCTGGCCGGCGCTCTCACCGACGCCACCCGCCGTTTCGCCGACGAGGTCCGCGGCGGCGAGTTCCCGGCCGCCGAACACACCTTCTAA
- the npdG gene encoding NADPH-dependent F420 reductase, which yields MAYDASTLPDVSGLTVGIIGGTGDQGRGLAYRFARAGQTVLIGSRSAERAAESAAEIAALPGVPAGGSVTGAANDEVARRSDVVIIAVPWDGHAATVAALAEPLAGRIVVDCVNPLGFDKQGPYALTVAEGSAVQQAAALLPDSRVCAAFNHVSAPLLADPEVDRIDLDVLICTEDRELVDIVGALAARIPGMRGIYAGRLRNAHQIEAFTANLIAINKRYKAHAGIRVTDL from the coding sequence ATGGCATACGACGCGAGCACGCTGCCCGACGTGTCCGGGCTGACGGTCGGCATCATCGGCGGCACCGGCGACCAGGGGCGGGGCCTCGCCTACCGGTTCGCGCGGGCCGGCCAGACGGTGCTGATCGGGTCCCGGTCGGCTGAGCGGGCCGCCGAGTCCGCCGCCGAGATCGCCGCCCTGCCCGGGGTGCCGGCCGGTGGCAGCGTCACCGGCGCGGCCAACGACGAGGTGGCCCGACGCAGCGACGTGGTGATCATCGCGGTGCCGTGGGACGGGCACGCCGCCACCGTCGCCGCCCTCGCCGAGCCGCTCGCCGGTCGGATCGTCGTCGACTGCGTCAACCCGCTCGGCTTCGACAAGCAGGGCCCGTACGCGCTGACCGTCGCCGAGGGCAGCGCCGTGCAGCAGGCCGCCGCGTTGCTGCCCGACTCCCGGGTCTGCGCGGCGTTCAACCACGTCAGCGCTCCGCTGCTGGCCGACCCCGAGGTCGACCGGATCGACCTGGACGTGCTGATCTGCACCGAGGACCGTGAGCTGGTCGACATCGTCGGCGCGCTCGCCGCCCGGATCCCCGGGATGCGGGGCATCTACGCCGGCCGGTTGCGCAACGCGCACCAGATCGAGGCGTTCACCGCGAACCTGATCGCCATCAACAAGCGCTACAAGGCGCACGCCGGCATCCGCGTCACCGACCTCTGA
- a CDS encoding RNB domain-containing ribonuclease has product MVIRRVLAPRIDFGALRRELGLSEEFPADAQREADEAAAAPPQPPVDRTDIQFVTLDPATSRDLDQAMHLTRRPGGGYRVRYAIADVAAHVTPGDALEAETWRRGQTIYLPDGNVPLHPRTLSEGAASLLPDDDRAAVVWTIDLDADGGTVAVELERALVRSRAKLDYTGVQAAAGAGRLPDPIALLPEIGDRLTARGLRRGAINLPLPEQDLEPDGDGWRLVLRAPVPMEEHNAQISLLTGMAAADIMLAGRVGLLRTMPAPKPEAVQRLRAAAAPLGVHWPDDVGPGQVIAGLDAAQPRAAAFIDQAAELMRGAAYTAFDGELPEQPEHGGVAAAYAHVTAPLRRLADRYATEVCLALHTGQPVPDWARAALPRLPEVMASTDRTASAAARGAVELAEAAVLEHRVGETFDAAVLDVDAPPNGKSRPRPPGGTVALDAPPVRARCLGQLPLGERVRVRLVTADPAARTVLFELA; this is encoded by the coding sequence GTGGTCATCCGACGCGTACTCGCGCCCCGCATCGACTTCGGCGCGTTGCGCCGCGAGCTCGGCCTGTCCGAGGAGTTCCCGGCCGACGCCCAGCGTGAAGCCGACGAGGCGGCTGCGGCACCGCCGCAGCCGCCCGTCGACCGCACCGACATACAGTTCGTCACTCTCGACCCCGCCACCTCGCGGGACCTGGACCAGGCGATGCACCTCACCCGCCGCCCGGGTGGGGGCTACCGCGTGCGGTACGCGATCGCCGACGTCGCCGCGCACGTCACCCCCGGTGACGCGTTGGAGGCGGAGACCTGGCGGCGGGGGCAGACCATCTACCTGCCCGACGGCAACGTGCCGCTGCACCCGCGCACCCTCAGCGAGGGTGCTGCCAGCCTGCTGCCCGACGACGACCGGGCCGCTGTGGTCTGGACCATCGACCTGGACGCCGACGGCGGCACCGTGGCCGTCGAGCTGGAACGCGCCCTCGTCCGCAGCCGCGCCAAGCTCGACTACACAGGCGTGCAGGCGGCAGCCGGGGCCGGGCGGCTACCCGACCCGATTGCGCTGCTGCCGGAGATCGGCGACCGACTGACCGCCCGTGGGCTGCGCCGGGGCGCCATCAACCTGCCGCTGCCCGAGCAGGATCTGGAGCCCGACGGTGACGGCTGGCGGTTGGTGCTGCGCGCGCCGGTGCCCATGGAAGAGCACAACGCGCAGATCTCCCTGCTGACCGGCATGGCCGCCGCCGACATCATGCTGGCCGGGCGGGTGGGCCTGCTGCGGACGATGCCGGCGCCCAAGCCGGAGGCGGTGCAGCGGCTGCGGGCCGCCGCCGCGCCACTGGGCGTGCACTGGCCGGACGACGTGGGCCCGGGGCAGGTCATCGCCGGTCTGGACGCCGCCCAGCCACGCGCCGCCGCGTTCATCGACCAGGCGGCCGAGCTGATGCGCGGTGCCGCGTACACCGCCTTCGACGGGGAGCTGCCGGAGCAGCCGGAACATGGCGGCGTGGCGGCCGCGTACGCGCACGTGACGGCCCCGCTGCGGCGGCTGGCCGACCGGTACGCCACCGAGGTCTGCCTGGCTCTGCACACGGGCCAGCCGGTGCCCGACTGGGCCCGCGCCGCGCTGCCCCGGCTGCCCGAGGTGATGGCGAGCACCGACCGGACCGCCTCGGCGGCCGCTCGTGGCGCCGTCGAGTTGGCCGAGGCGGCGGTGCTGGAGCATCGGGTGGGCGAGACCTTCGACGCGGCCGTCCTCGACGTCGACGCCCCGCCCAACGGCAAGTCCCGGCCCCGACCGCCCGGCGGCACCGTCGCGCTGGACGCCCCGCCGGTACGCGCCCGCTGCCTCGGCCAACTGCCGCTCGGCGAACGGGTCCGGGTCCGTCTGGTCACCGCCGACCCGGCGGCCCGGACCGTCCTGTTCGAGCTGGCCTGA
- a CDS encoding histone, with product MAEAQQATKRPAARRTTAKKTAAAERNTAASRTTPVRKSTTAAAKAPARKAAGGAGRAPARKTTTAATKAPAKKATTKTTAAAKKAPAKTSTATRKTTATAKRAPASTARKTTAAAKKTTGTAKKTVSAAKKTTASAAKKTTTAAKAPARKTTTAAKAPARKTTTAAKASTRKTTTAAKAPARKVATKASAAKKTTAKKTTAKKAPAKKTASTRPSGGARKAPAKKAPAAKATGTSSTTARKAAAKKAPAKKTVAAKAPARKVTARKSPARPVAARATAPRGARSAARKATG from the coding sequence ATGGCCGAAGCACAGCAGGCCACCAAGCGCCCGGCCGCCCGACGCACCACCGCGAAGAAGACCGCCGCGGCGGAGCGGAACACGGCGGCGAGCCGGACCACCCCCGTGCGCAAGTCCACCACGGCAGCCGCGAAGGCACCGGCCCGCAAGGCCGCCGGCGGGGCGGGCCGCGCCCCGGCCAGGAAGACCACCACGGCGGCCACGAAGGCCCCCGCGAAGAAGGCCACGACCAAGACCACCGCCGCGGCCAAGAAGGCCCCCGCGAAGACCTCGACCGCCACCCGCAAGACGACCGCCACCGCCAAGCGGGCCCCGGCGTCCACGGCGCGCAAGACCACCGCCGCCGCGAAGAAGACAACGGGTACGGCGAAGAAGACGGTGAGCGCGGCGAAGAAGACCACCGCCAGCGCGGCGAAGAAGACCACTACCGCGGCGAAGGCCCCGGCGCGCAAGACCACCACCGCGGCGAAGGCCCCGGCGCGCAAGACCACCACCGCGGCGAAGGCATCGACGCGCAAGACCACCACCGCGGCGAAGGCTCCGGCGCGGAAGGTGGCGACCAAGGCGTCCGCCGCCAAGAAGACAACGGCGAAGAAGACGACCGCCAAGAAGGCGCCGGCGAAGAAGACAGCGTCCACCCGCCCCAGCGGCGGTGCGCGCAAGGCCCCGGCCAAGAAGGCCCCGGCCGCGAAGGCGACGGGCACCTCGTCGACCACCGCCCGCAAGGCGGCGGCGAAGAAGGCCCCGGCGAAGAAGACCGTCGCGGCCAAGGCGCCGGCCCGCAAGGTGACAGCCCGCAAGTCACCCGCCCGCCCGGTCGCCGCCCGAGCCACCGCCCCCAGGGGGGCCCGCAGCGCCGCCCGGAAAGCGACCGGCTGA